One genomic window of Sporosarcina ureae includes the following:
- a CDS encoding L-cystine transporter, with the protein MNTFLLIVNIAGLLLLVGLLYRMNRKKVSFSKRVFTGLGLGIGYGLILHFAYGTESEILKQSMPWFNLIGGGYVKLLQMIVMPLVFISILAAFTKVTIGKNFGKIAATILGMLVGTTAIAAIVGISVTLLFGLDASEIVQGEAEAARGLSIEENYETVADLSLPDKLIDLLPANPFLDFTGARPTSTIGVVIFAAFLGFAYLAITRRDEENAVTVKKGIDAIYALIMGVVRIVLRLTPYGILAIIARTVATSDFMAIYSLGKFVLASYVALVVMFGVHLLIITLSGLNPVTYVKKAGEALIFAFTSRSSAGTLPLTIHAQTNRLGVPEGIANFSGSFGLSIGQNGCAGIYPAMLAVMIAPSVGQNPLDPTFLVTLIAIVAVSSFGVAGVGGGATFAAILVLSALNLPVALAGLLISVEPLIDMGRTAVNVSGSMTAGVTAARVTGELDTDMYNESLEKQTVEA; encoded by the coding sequence ATGAATACTTTTTTACTTATTGTGAACATTGCGGGTCTATTGTTGCTCGTAGGCTTGTTATATAGAATGAATCGTAAAAAGGTTTCATTTTCAAAACGCGTTTTTACGGGGCTTGGACTCGGGATTGGCTACGGACTTATATTACATTTCGCATATGGAACAGAATCTGAGATCCTCAAGCAGTCGATGCCATGGTTTAACCTAATAGGTGGCGGCTATGTTAAATTACTGCAAATGATCGTGATGCCGCTTGTATTTATTTCCATATTGGCAGCCTTTACGAAAGTGACCATTGGAAAAAACTTTGGGAAGATAGCGGCTACGATTTTAGGTATGCTCGTGGGTACAACCGCGATTGCCGCGATTGTGGGAATTTCAGTAACGCTTCTATTTGGACTGGACGCATCTGAAATTGTACAAGGAGAAGCAGAAGCGGCACGTGGGCTTTCTATAGAAGAAAACTACGAAACTGTAGCTGATCTTTCGTTGCCTGACAAACTCATTGATTTACTACCTGCTAATCCTTTCCTAGATTTCACAGGGGCACGTCCAACTTCAACCATTGGGGTCGTTATTTTTGCGGCGTTCCTTGGGTTTGCCTACTTAGCGATTACAAGAAGAGATGAAGAAAATGCGGTCACAGTGAAAAAAGGAATTGATGCGATTTACGCATTGATCATGGGTGTTGTACGAATCGTTCTGCGTTTGACGCCATATGGTATTTTGGCGATTATCGCTCGAACGGTCGCGACGTCTGACTTTATGGCAATTTACAGTCTCGGGAAGTTTGTCCTCGCTTCTTATGTCGCCTTAGTGGTGATGTTCGGTGTTCACTTGCTCATTATTACTCTATCGGGATTAAACCCAGTGACGTATGTGAAAAAAGCAGGAGAAGCGTTGATATTTGCTTTCACATCACGCTCAAGTGCGGGCACATTACCGTTAACGATTCATGCACAAACAAACCGCTTAGGTGTACCTGAAGGGATCGCAAACTTTTCTGGTTCATTTGGTTTATCCATCGGGCAAAATGGCTGTGCAGGGATTTATCCAGCGATGCTCGCTGTCATGATTGCTCCATCAGTAGGTCAAAATCCACTTGACCCAACATTTTTAGTCACATTAATTGCAATCGTAGCAGTTAGCTCATTTGGTGTAGCTGGGGTTGGGGGAGGCGCGACATTTGCCGCCATTCTTGTCTTATCGGCACTAAATCTTCCTGTCGCACTCGCGGGGTTATTGATTTCTGTTGAACCATTGATTGACATGGGCCGTACTGCCGTAAACGTAAGTGGCTCGATGACGGCAGGTGTCACGGCAGCCCGCGTGACGGGTGAACTTGACACGGATATGTATAATGAATCACTTGAAAAACAAACAGTAGAAGCTTAA